From Synchiropus splendidus isolate RoL2022-P1 chromosome 10, RoL_Sspl_1.0, whole genome shotgun sequence, the proteins below share one genomic window:
- the ppp1r9ala gene encoding neurabin-1 isoform X3 produces the protein MLKSETKAGERSLRSASPHRNAYKSDFHAIKCSFDGPKSDGASKAYANGSSDTREDSRGRPFGTRVNKIKNIFLQMDGQQQESQEVRATPRSDVSQVSPPKFPGNTHRLSFTSATSPESLGLDKTPKGEDVEIDKVALAEKFSVTRKLFERGIAEPPAVEKQSSNRLVSRLSLGSAPEEGKTAQKGTGSSETAATARSRASEHGDGDKRHASRASLNAGPMSKRLENFMGENDSEDSAVNQPLSPTRESSRTPPSRAATNHSPKSPEMNKTTHQTSNVNKTSVTKAVYKTTSPAADDKPEKIGSYSYKRSSSCEGLGRTSVSGDEGRQCSPPSRDTKKSPTSVAKSENTKKADHVVPMKESAPAPASLDSRKVGVVRAELVVVQNESSDGEETENGVHDEDSVLTDKRVTKETRTFSPEKQLSERESETVDGSVKLLRVKVGSQEDIMVGNYNGEDNHDDEDEEEEEESEQEDASSPTFYGFENAAFVDDKDADQILMDDEEEEEEEEDEQMDRGDYEYCYECPGLSDEDGPPPKRKIKFSKDPILVFTTFSNEEYDRRNDDVDPVAASAEYELEKRVEKMDVFPVEIEKGDNGLGISIIGMGVGADQGLEKLGIFVKTITEDGAAEKDGRIQVNDQIVEVDGVSLVGVTQLFAATVLKNTKGTVRFLIGREKPGSQSEVARLISETLEQEKQQQQHLDDPYDHSTEEEEHYEDEDGLDERILGSNFSPGRSVEVFELPDSEALFMPNSMDSSQMAFKFKELQLKHSIATAEIEQLKEKLRESEEDKSLWEARESALEQKLEDGNEKILELEGYCLESQEMCRNVNEQLAEVQAQFETLDKKYNKAKKLLKDYQQKEIDFVKKEEELKKSLEEKDKWYQEQLQMLNNRISLLESSGGVSLESNQELGDGEIPNSQVTLTQSVHSLQEQDWTEVVPETERLDTSAHKAKGALAQKARRQRPSRNRIKENLSVPSSPSQDTEDEDEPVEEEPVRRSSIQESLSLPVPVCFPANTEKEEPSGELRSKAELSSSPSLSPSHAESIGSSGSPSLSPQTEGLSPPSPAGHTRNAKKKEPKGKNKEQKDESTEAATAGKPKRRFPDFGGLRKSGGKGKKHDKEALRVSLDSRGSAELLEESGGNLSPAESMTSIQTCMPFSWFGDKDRERDREPSSSSNSLPYVASETGHEPNQDRKNKTLDDEPVVSGKEYQWQNRAVVDWTHQQVCHWLMGMNMDQYTPEFTAKGIDGQQLLHLDSDKLKALGVSSQSDRSTIKKKLKEMRKTQEKLEKKREKEVRRSGKLPASTDSVC, from the exons ATGCTGAAGAGTGAGACAAAAGCAGGCGAGAGGAGTCTGAGGAGCGCGTCTCCGCACAGGAATGCCTACAAGTCTGACTTCCACGCTATCAAGTGCTCCTTTGATGGTCCCAAATCCGACGGCGCCTCCAAAGCATATGCAAATGGCTCCAGTGACACCAGAGAGGACTCCAGGGGGAGGCCGTTTGGAACCAGGGTGAACAAGATAAAGAACATTTTCCTACAGATGGACggtcagcagcaggagagccaGGAAGTCAGAGCAACGCCGAGGTCTGATGTCTCCCAGGTGTCTCCGCCAAAGTTTCCGGGCAACACGCACAGACTGAGCTTCACCAGCGCCACCAGCCCTGAGTCTCTCGGCTTGGATAAGACCCCCAAGGGGGAGGATGTTGAGATCGACAAAGTGGCTTTGGCAGAGAAGTTCTCAGTGACCCGGAAGCTCTTTGAGCGGGGCATCGCTGAGCCACCGGCTGTTGAAAAGCAGTCTTCAAACCGACTGGTCAGTCGGCTGTCGCTGGGAAGTGCGCCTGAAGAGGGGAAAACTGCACAGAAAGGAACGGGATCTTCAGAGACCGCGGCGACAGCGAGAAGCCGAGCTTCTGAGCATGGCGATGGTGATAAGAGACATGCCTCAAGAGCGTCTCTGAATGCAGGACCCATGTCAAAGAGGCTGGAAAACTTCATGGGGGAAAATGATTCCGAGGACTCTGCCGTGAACCAGCCACTCTCGCCGACAAGGGAAAGCTCGCGGACGCCTCCGAGCAGAGCTGCCACTAACCACTCCCCCAAGTCTCCCGAGATGAACAAAACCACACACCAGAcatcaaatgtcaacaaaacatcAGTTACTAAAGCAGTGTACAAAACCACTTCTCCAGCAGCTGACGACAAACCTGAGAAAATAGGGAGTTATAGCTACAAGCGCTCCTCATCCTGTGAAGGGTTAGGCAGGACGTCTGTGAGTGGGGACGAGGGCAGGCAGTGTAGTCCACCCTCAAGGGACACAAAGAAGAGTCCAACATCAGTTGCCAAATCTGAGAATACCAAAAAAGCGGACCATGTGGTTCCCATGAAGGAGAGCGCACCTGCGCCGGCCTCATTAGATTCCAGGAAGGTTGGAGTTGTACGCGCTGAGCTCGTTGTGGTGCAGAATGAATCGTCCGACGGTGAAGAGACTGAAAACGGCGTTCATGATGAAGATAGTGTATTAACTGATAAAAGGGTAACCAAAGAAACGAGAACTTTTTCACCTGAAAAGCAGCTGTCGGAGAGGGAATCAGAGACTGTGGATGGAAGTGTCAAGCTACTGCGAGTCAAAGTCGGGAGTCAGGAGGACATTATGGTTGGGAATTATAACGGTGAGGACaatcatgatgatgaagatgaagaggaggaggaggagagcgagcaGGAGGATGCATCCTCTCCAACGTTTTATGGCTTCGAGAATGCGGCATTTGTGGATGACAAAGATGCTGATCAGATTCTCATGgacgatgaagaagaggaggaggaagaggaggatgagcaaATGGACAGAGGTGATTATGAATATTGCTACGAGTGCCCAGGGTTGTCTGATGAAGATGGGCCACCACCAAAGAGGAAGATCAAGTTTTCCAAAGATCCTATTCTG GTCTTCACCACATTCTCCAATGAAGAATACGACCGACGGAACGATGACGTGGACCCCGTGGCTGCATCGGCGGAGTATGAACTGGAGAAGCGGGTGGAGAAGATGGATGTGTTTCCTGTGGAGATTGAGAAAG GTGACAACGGGCTCGGCATCAGCATAATTGGGATGGGTGTGGGTGCTGACCAGGGCCTCGAGAAGCTGGGCATCTTTGTaaaaaccatcacagaggatGGAGCTGCTGAGAAAGATGGACG GATACAGGTTAATGACCAGATCGTGGAAGTGGACGGCGTCAGTCTGGTGGGGGTCACTCAGCTATTCGCAGCTACAGTGCTGAAGAACACGAAAGGCACCGTGAG GTTTTTGATTGGCCGGGAGAAACCCGGCTCTCAGAGCGAGGTGGCGCGTCTCATAAGTGAAAcactggagcaggagaagcagcaacagcagcacctGGACGACCCCTATGATCACTCCACAGAGGAG GAAGAGCATTACGAGGATGAGGACGGACTGGATGAGAGGATCCTGGGTTCTAATTTCTCTCCCGGACGCAGCGTGGAGGTCTTTGAGCTTCCCGATTCAGAGGCTTTGTTCATGCCCAACAGCATGGACAGCTCCCAGATGGCCTTCAAATTCAAAGAG CTGCAGCTCAAACACAGCATAGCTACGGCTGAAATAGAGCAGCTTAAGGAAAAG CTGCGAGAGTCGGAGGAGGACAAGTCTCTGTGGGAAGCCAGAGAGTCTGCTCTGGAGCAGAAGCTTGAAGACGGCAATGAGAAGATCCTGGAGCTGGAGGGCTACTGTCTGGAATCACAGGAGATGTGCAGGAATGTGAACGAGCAGCTTGCTGAGGTCCAGGCCCAGTTCGAGACCCTGGACAAGAAGTACAACAAGGCCAAGAAGCTCCTGAAGGACTACCAGCAGAA GGAAATCGACTTTgtgaagaaggaggaagagttgAAGAAGAGTCTGGAGGAGAAGGATAAGTGGTaccaggagcagctgcagatgctGAATAACCGG ATCTCTTTGTTGGAGTCCAGCGGAGGTGTGAGTTTGGAGTCCAACCAGGAGTTGGGAGACGGTGAGATACCCAACAGCCAGGTGACCCTCACGCAGTCCGTCCACTCTCTTCAAG AACAAGATTGGACCGAGGTCGTGCCAGAGACCGAGCGTTTGGACACCAGCGCTCACAAGGCCAAAGGAGCCTTGGCTCAGAAAGCCAGGCGGCAGCGTCCGTCTCGCAACAGGATCAAAGAGAATCTTTCAGTTCCCTCAAGTCCTTCTCAG GACACTGAGGACGAGGATGAACCTGTGGAGGAGGAACCGGTCAGGAGGAGCTCCATCCAGGAGAGCCTGTCCCTCCCAGTGCCAGTCTGCTTTCCCGCAAACACGGAAAAAGAAGAGCCCAGTGGAGAGTTGAGAAGCAAGGCCGAGCTTTCCAGCAGCCCGTCACTTTCGCCGTCCCACGCGGAGAGTATTGGCAGCAGCGGAAGTCCGTCTCTGTCCCCTCAAACCGAGGGTCTGTCCCCACCGTCCCCGGCAGGACACACGCGCAACGCCAAAAAGAAGGAGCCCAAAGGAAAGAATAAAGAGCAGAAAG ATGAGTCAACTGAAGCTGCAACAGCTGGAAAGCCTAAAAGACGCTTCCCTGATTTTGG AGGCCTGCGGAAGTCTGGTGGGAAGGGAAAGAAACACGACAAGGAGGCGCTGAGAGTGTCTCTGGACAGCAG AGGTTCCGCAGAGTTGCTGGAGGAGTCGGGAGGCAACCTGTCTCCAGCCGAGTCCATGACCTCCATCCAGACCTGCATGCCCTTCTCctggtttggagacaaagacaGGGAGCGGGACCGAGAGCCGTCCTCGTCCAGCAACAGTCTGCCGTACGTCGCCAGCGAAACAGGCCATGAGCCAAATCAGGACCGGAAGAACAag ACGCTGGACGACGAGCCCGTGGTCTCGGGGAAAGAGTATCAGTGGCAGAACCGAGCCGTTGTTGACTGGACCCACCAGCAGGTGTGCCACTGGCTCATGGGCATGAACATGGACCAGTACACGCCGGAGTTCACCGCCAAGGGCATCGACGGTCAGCAGCTCCTGCACCTGGACAGTGACAAGCTGAAG GCTCTGGGTGTGTCCAGCCAGAGTGACCGCTCCACCatcaagaagaagctgaaggagatgaggaagactcaggagaagctggagaagaagagagaaaaggAAGTGCGGCGCAGCGGGAAGCTCCCAGCCAGCACCGACTCGGTCTGCTGA
- the ppp1r9ala gene encoding neurabin-1 isoform X2, protein MLKSETKAGERSLRSASPHRNAYKSDFHAIKCSFDGPKSDGASKAYANGSSDTREDSRGRPFGTRVNKIKNIFLQMDGQQQESQEVRATPRSDVSQVSPPKFPGNTHRLSFTSATSPESLGLDKTPKGEDVEIDKVALAEKFSVTRKLFERGIAEPPAVEKQSSNRLVSRLSLGSAPEEGKTAQKGTGSSETAATARSRASEHGDGDKRHASRASLNAGPMSKRLENFMGENDSEDSAVNQPLSPTRESSRTPPSRAATNHSPKSPEMNKTTHQTSNVNKTSVTKAVYKTTSPAADDKPEKIGSYSYKRSSSCEGLGRTSVSGDEGRQCSPPSRDTKKSPTSVAKSENTKKADHVVPMKESAPAPASLDSRKVGVVRAELVVVQNESSDGEETENGVHDEDSVLTDKRVTKETRTFSPEKQLSERESETVDGSVKLLRVKVGSQEDIMVGNYNGEDNHDDEDEEEEEESEQEDASSPTFYGFENAAFVDDKDADQILMDDEEEEEEEEDEQMDRGDYEYCYECPGLSDEDGPPPKRKIKFSKDPILVFTTFSNEEYDRRNDDVDPVAASAEYELEKRVEKMDVFPVEIEKGDNGLGISIIGMGVGADQGLEKLGIFVKTITEDGAAEKDGRIQVNDQIVEVDGVSLVGVTQLFAATVLKNTKGTVRFLIGREKPGSQSEVARLISETLEQEKQQQQHLDDPYDHSTEEEEHYEDEDGLDERILGSNFSPGRSVEVFELPDSEALFMPNSMDSSQMAFKFKELQLKHSIATAEIEQLKEKLRESEEDKSLWEARESALEQKLEDGNEKILELEGYCLESQEMCRNVNEQLAEVQAQFETLDKKYNKAKKLLKDYQQKEIDFVKKEEELKKSLEEKDKWYQEQLQMLNNRISLLESSGGVSLESNQELGDGEIPNSQVTLTQSVHSLQEQDWTEVVPETERLDTSAHKAKGALAQKARRQRPSRNRIKENLSVPSSPSQDTEDEDEPVEEEPVRRSSIQESLSLPVPVCFPANTEKEEPSGELRSKAELSSSPSLSPSHAESIGSSGSPSLSPQTEGLSPPSPAGHTRNAKKKEPKGKNKEQKDESTEAATAGKPKRRFPDFGGLRKSGGKGKKHDKEALRVSLDSRGSAELLEESGGNLSPAESMTSIQTCMPFSWFGDKDRERDREPSSSSNSLPYVASETGHEPNQDRKNKSVSVIDDSNAASPSTDTSGFLAEPNLSGRSHTFVFSSSETLDDEPVVSGKEYQWQNRAVVDWTHQQVCHWLMGMNMDQYTPEFTAKGIDGQQLLHLDSDKLKALGVSSQSDRSTIKKKLKEMRKTQEKLEKKREKEVRRSGKLPASTDSVC, encoded by the exons ATGCTGAAGAGTGAGACAAAAGCAGGCGAGAGGAGTCTGAGGAGCGCGTCTCCGCACAGGAATGCCTACAAGTCTGACTTCCACGCTATCAAGTGCTCCTTTGATGGTCCCAAATCCGACGGCGCCTCCAAAGCATATGCAAATGGCTCCAGTGACACCAGAGAGGACTCCAGGGGGAGGCCGTTTGGAACCAGGGTGAACAAGATAAAGAACATTTTCCTACAGATGGACggtcagcagcaggagagccaGGAAGTCAGAGCAACGCCGAGGTCTGATGTCTCCCAGGTGTCTCCGCCAAAGTTTCCGGGCAACACGCACAGACTGAGCTTCACCAGCGCCACCAGCCCTGAGTCTCTCGGCTTGGATAAGACCCCCAAGGGGGAGGATGTTGAGATCGACAAAGTGGCTTTGGCAGAGAAGTTCTCAGTGACCCGGAAGCTCTTTGAGCGGGGCATCGCTGAGCCACCGGCTGTTGAAAAGCAGTCTTCAAACCGACTGGTCAGTCGGCTGTCGCTGGGAAGTGCGCCTGAAGAGGGGAAAACTGCACAGAAAGGAACGGGATCTTCAGAGACCGCGGCGACAGCGAGAAGCCGAGCTTCTGAGCATGGCGATGGTGATAAGAGACATGCCTCAAGAGCGTCTCTGAATGCAGGACCCATGTCAAAGAGGCTGGAAAACTTCATGGGGGAAAATGATTCCGAGGACTCTGCCGTGAACCAGCCACTCTCGCCGACAAGGGAAAGCTCGCGGACGCCTCCGAGCAGAGCTGCCACTAACCACTCCCCCAAGTCTCCCGAGATGAACAAAACCACACACCAGAcatcaaatgtcaacaaaacatcAGTTACTAAAGCAGTGTACAAAACCACTTCTCCAGCAGCTGACGACAAACCTGAGAAAATAGGGAGTTATAGCTACAAGCGCTCCTCATCCTGTGAAGGGTTAGGCAGGACGTCTGTGAGTGGGGACGAGGGCAGGCAGTGTAGTCCACCCTCAAGGGACACAAAGAAGAGTCCAACATCAGTTGCCAAATCTGAGAATACCAAAAAAGCGGACCATGTGGTTCCCATGAAGGAGAGCGCACCTGCGCCGGCCTCATTAGATTCCAGGAAGGTTGGAGTTGTACGCGCTGAGCTCGTTGTGGTGCAGAATGAATCGTCCGACGGTGAAGAGACTGAAAACGGCGTTCATGATGAAGATAGTGTATTAACTGATAAAAGGGTAACCAAAGAAACGAGAACTTTTTCACCTGAAAAGCAGCTGTCGGAGAGGGAATCAGAGACTGTGGATGGAAGTGTCAAGCTACTGCGAGTCAAAGTCGGGAGTCAGGAGGACATTATGGTTGGGAATTATAACGGTGAGGACaatcatgatgatgaagatgaagaggaggaggaggagagcgagcaGGAGGATGCATCCTCTCCAACGTTTTATGGCTTCGAGAATGCGGCATTTGTGGATGACAAAGATGCTGATCAGATTCTCATGgacgatgaagaagaggaggaggaagaggaggatgagcaaATGGACAGAGGTGATTATGAATATTGCTACGAGTGCCCAGGGTTGTCTGATGAAGATGGGCCACCACCAAAGAGGAAGATCAAGTTTTCCAAAGATCCTATTCTG GTCTTCACCACATTCTCCAATGAAGAATACGACCGACGGAACGATGACGTGGACCCCGTGGCTGCATCGGCGGAGTATGAACTGGAGAAGCGGGTGGAGAAGATGGATGTGTTTCCTGTGGAGATTGAGAAAG GTGACAACGGGCTCGGCATCAGCATAATTGGGATGGGTGTGGGTGCTGACCAGGGCCTCGAGAAGCTGGGCATCTTTGTaaaaaccatcacagaggatGGAGCTGCTGAGAAAGATGGACG GATACAGGTTAATGACCAGATCGTGGAAGTGGACGGCGTCAGTCTGGTGGGGGTCACTCAGCTATTCGCAGCTACAGTGCTGAAGAACACGAAAGGCACCGTGAG GTTTTTGATTGGCCGGGAGAAACCCGGCTCTCAGAGCGAGGTGGCGCGTCTCATAAGTGAAAcactggagcaggagaagcagcaacagcagcacctGGACGACCCCTATGATCACTCCACAGAGGAG GAAGAGCATTACGAGGATGAGGACGGACTGGATGAGAGGATCCTGGGTTCTAATTTCTCTCCCGGACGCAGCGTGGAGGTCTTTGAGCTTCCCGATTCAGAGGCTTTGTTCATGCCCAACAGCATGGACAGCTCCCAGATGGCCTTCAAATTCAAAGAG CTGCAGCTCAAACACAGCATAGCTACGGCTGAAATAGAGCAGCTTAAGGAAAAG CTGCGAGAGTCGGAGGAGGACAAGTCTCTGTGGGAAGCCAGAGAGTCTGCTCTGGAGCAGAAGCTTGAAGACGGCAATGAGAAGATCCTGGAGCTGGAGGGCTACTGTCTGGAATCACAGGAGATGTGCAGGAATGTGAACGAGCAGCTTGCTGAGGTCCAGGCCCAGTTCGAGACCCTGGACAAGAAGTACAACAAGGCCAAGAAGCTCCTGAAGGACTACCAGCAGAA GGAAATCGACTTTgtgaagaaggaggaagagttgAAGAAGAGTCTGGAGGAGAAGGATAAGTGGTaccaggagcagctgcagatgctGAATAACCGG ATCTCTTTGTTGGAGTCCAGCGGAGGTGTGAGTTTGGAGTCCAACCAGGAGTTGGGAGACGGTGAGATACCCAACAGCCAGGTGACCCTCACGCAGTCCGTCCACTCTCTTCAAG AACAAGATTGGACCGAGGTCGTGCCAGAGACCGAGCGTTTGGACACCAGCGCTCACAAGGCCAAAGGAGCCTTGGCTCAGAAAGCCAGGCGGCAGCGTCCGTCTCGCAACAGGATCAAAGAGAATCTTTCAGTTCCCTCAAGTCCTTCTCAG GACACTGAGGACGAGGATGAACCTGTGGAGGAGGAACCGGTCAGGAGGAGCTCCATCCAGGAGAGCCTGTCCCTCCCAGTGCCAGTCTGCTTTCCCGCAAACACGGAAAAAGAAGAGCCCAGTGGAGAGTTGAGAAGCAAGGCCGAGCTTTCCAGCAGCCCGTCACTTTCGCCGTCCCACGCGGAGAGTATTGGCAGCAGCGGAAGTCCGTCTCTGTCCCCTCAAACCGAGGGTCTGTCCCCACCGTCCCCGGCAGGACACACGCGCAACGCCAAAAAGAAGGAGCCCAAAGGAAAGAATAAAGAGCAGAAAG ATGAGTCAACTGAAGCTGCAACAGCTGGAAAGCCTAAAAGACGCTTCCCTGATTTTGG AGGCCTGCGGAAGTCTGGTGGGAAGGGAAAGAAACACGACAAGGAGGCGCTGAGAGTGTCTCTGGACAGCAG AGGTTCCGCAGAGTTGCTGGAGGAGTCGGGAGGCAACCTGTCTCCAGCCGAGTCCATGACCTCCATCCAGACCTGCATGCCCTTCTCctggtttggagacaaagacaGGGAGCGGGACCGAGAGCCGTCCTCGTCCAGCAACAGTCTGCCGTACGTCGCCAGCGAAACAGGCCATGAGCCAAATCAGGACCGGAAGAACAag AGCGTTTCAGTCATAGATGATTCTAACGCAGCCAGTCCCAGTACAGACACCTCTGGGTTCCTCGCTGAACCCAATCTGTCTGGGCGCTCGCACACTTTTGTCTTCTCTTCCAGTGAG ACGCTGGACGACGAGCCCGTGGTCTCGGGGAAAGAGTATCAGTGGCAGAACCGAGCCGTTGTTGACTGGACCCACCAGCAGGTGTGCCACTGGCTCATGGGCATGAACATGGACCAGTACACGCCGGAGTTCACCGCCAAGGGCATCGACGGTCAGCAGCTCCTGCACCTGGACAGTGACAAGCTGAAG GCTCTGGGTGTGTCCAGCCAGAGTGACCGCTCCACCatcaagaagaagctgaaggagatgaggaagactcaggagaagctggagaagaagagagaaaaggAAGTGCGGCGCAGCGGGAAGCTCCCAGCCAGCACCGACTCGGTCTGCTGA